One window from the genome of Halomicrobium zhouii encodes:
- a CDS encoding BGTF surface domain-containing protein — translation MKRLAVVAGAVLVAAALAVTAVTLASDGGTTIDHDGENVTLAAAPGQAVSGQTDLDAGTTLDVRLTSTDASNPFLQTKEATVAENGSFSTTLNLGGVAAGATGNLTVRHNDSVLASETVAVVPCDDDCEAATETDEPQSGTTVDHDGERLTLVSGTASKISGQSDLEPGTELELTLESTDATSPFLLRERTNVTENGSFAVTMDTSFVSETANATLTVSHDDEELTEAEARIEPCEENCESSSAGEGTPPSEFGLEEDVPVAQENGTAEIAVAVGDADAATLSVGDEDDVNYQINATARDENGDGRVVFVLDPTAAGNESAPTMMVRDDGDSVTITSETDVDGPLSPATYDLAVYRGSSADGGPDDIGALSIQRS, via the coding sequence ATGAAACGCCTGGCGGTGGTGGCCGGCGCCGTCCTGGTCGCGGCCGCGCTCGCGGTGACGGCCGTGACCCTCGCGTCCGACGGTGGGACCACCATCGACCACGACGGCGAGAACGTGACGCTGGCCGCCGCTCCCGGACAGGCGGTGAGCGGCCAGACCGACCTCGACGCGGGAACCACCCTCGACGTTCGCCTCACCTCTACCGACGCGAGCAACCCCTTCCTGCAGACCAAGGAGGCGACGGTCGCCGAGAACGGGTCGTTCTCGACGACGCTGAACCTCGGCGGTGTCGCCGCTGGTGCGACCGGTAACCTCACGGTCCGCCACAACGACAGCGTCCTGGCCAGCGAGACCGTCGCCGTCGTCCCCTGTGACGACGACTGCGAAGCTGCCACCGAGACCGACGAGCCACAGTCGGGGACGACCGTCGACCACGACGGGGAGCGGCTGACCCTCGTCTCGGGGACAGCGTCGAAGATTTCCGGCCAGAGCGACCTGGAGCCGGGGACGGAACTGGAACTCACGCTGGAGTCCACGGACGCGACGAGCCCGTTCCTGCTGCGGGAGCGCACGAACGTCACGGAGAATGGCTCCTTCGCCGTGACGATGGACACGTCTTTCGTCTCCGAAACGGCGAACGCCACGCTGACCGTCTCGCACGACGACGAGGAACTGACAGAGGCCGAGGCCCGGATAGAGCCGTGCGAGGAGAACTGTGAATCGTCGAGCGCCGGTGAGGGGACCCCGCCCTCGGAGTTCGGTCTCGAAGAAGACGTGCCCGTCGCCCAGGAGAACGGGACGGCCGAGATCGCGGTCGCCGTCGGCGACGCCGACGCCGCGACGCTCAGCGTCGGCGACGAGGACGACGTCAACTACCAGATCAACGCGACCGCGCGCGACGAGAACGGCGACGGCCGCGTCGTCTTCGTGCTCGACCCCACGGCCGCAGGGAACGAGTCGGCCCCGACGATGATGGTCCGCGACGACGGTGACTCGGTCACCATCACCAGCGAAACCGACGTCGACGGGCCGCTCTCGCCCGCCACGTACGACCTCGCCGTGTACCGCGGATCGTCTGCAGACGGTGGTCCCGACGACATCGGGGCGCTCTCCATCCAGCGTTCCTGA
- a CDS encoding S8 family serine peptidase, with product MSPGIDRSLAGVAVAVLALTACIGGLAVTAPTAETDVVARPAGQAADPVAGVEAIHDAGVTGENVTVGVVDVTGFDPDHPALRSQVAATRAFAPQETVRNGGRHGHGTAAASLVTTVAPDADLYLASFDTAAQYESAIDWLRSADVDVVVVPVSFYGTPGDGSARVAQVTARAAGDDTVVVAPAGNLAQGHWTGRYDDVADGKLRFEGGTRNYLRGNDSRDLTVWLSWDRERADEDYTAELYRTNGSTANLVARSRPYEADHVPNERISARLAGGTYFLVVRGPENATGTGLRLSSPTHALQYRTERGSIVAPATAESVLTVGASEYATGSPEPFSSRGPTADGRRGVDVVAPDGFRAASRPDGFVGSSAAAPYVAGVAALVLDANPHLDRAEVERLIEGSAIDVGEPGPDPVAGHGRVDAASTVERARNETA from the coding sequence ATGTCCCCGGGAATCGACCGGTCGCTGGCGGGCGTCGCCGTCGCCGTCCTGGCACTCACTGCCTGTATCGGTGGCCTCGCGGTCACCGCGCCGACGGCCGAGACCGACGTGGTCGCCCGGCCGGCGGGACAGGCAGCGGATCCGGTGGCCGGCGTCGAGGCGATCCACGACGCGGGGGTGACCGGCGAGAACGTCACGGTCGGCGTCGTCGACGTGACCGGGTTCGACCCTGACCACCCGGCGCTCCGGAGCCAGGTCGCCGCCACGCGCGCGTTCGCGCCCCAGGAGACGGTCCGCAACGGCGGCCGGCACGGTCACGGGACCGCCGCGGCGTCGCTCGTGACGACGGTCGCCCCCGACGCGGACCTCTATCTGGCCTCCTTCGACACCGCCGCCCAGTACGAGTCCGCCATCGACTGGCTCCGGTCGGCCGACGTCGACGTCGTCGTCGTGCCGGTCTCCTTCTACGGCACGCCGGGCGACGGGTCCGCCCGCGTCGCGCAAGTGACGGCCAGAGCGGCCGGGGACGACACCGTGGTCGTCGCCCCCGCCGGGAACCTCGCACAGGGACACTGGACCGGCCGGTACGACGACGTCGCCGACGGCAAACTCCGCTTCGAGGGCGGCACGCGCAACTACCTCCGGGGCAACGACTCGCGGGACCTCACCGTCTGGCTCTCCTGGGACCGGGAACGCGCCGACGAGGACTACACCGCCGAACTGTACCGGACGAACGGGTCGACGGCGAATCTCGTCGCCCGGTCCCGGCCCTACGAGGCCGACCACGTCCCCAACGAGCGCATCTCGGCCCGGCTCGCCGGCGGGACGTACTTCCTCGTCGTCCGCGGCCCCGAGAACGCGACGGGCACTGGCCTCCGCCTCTCCTCGCCGACCCACGCGCTCCAGTACCGGACCGAGCGGGGCAGCATCGTCGCTCCGGCGACTGCCGAGTCCGTCCTCACCGTCGGCGCGTCGGAGTACGCGACGGGGTCGCCGGAGCCGTTCAGCTCCCGTGGCCCCACCGCGGACGGCCGCCGCGGCGTCGACGTCGTCGCCCCGGACGGGTTCCGCGCCGCGAGTCGGCCCGACGGCTTCGTTGGTTCGTCGGCCGCGGCACCCTACGTCGCGGGCGTGGCGGCGCTCGTCCTCGACGCGAACCCTCACCTCGACCGCGCGGAGGTCGAGCGCCTCATCGAAGGGAGCGCTATCGACGTCGGCGAGCCGGGCCCCGACCCAGTGGCTGGCCACGGCCGCGTCGACGCCGCGAGCACCGTCGAACGGGCCCGGAACGAGACCGCTTAA
- a CDS encoding ArsR/SmtB family transcription factor, whose amino-acid sequence MSGLIDRIQERTATSNEHARVLEMADTDADEVLNALSSDTARATFRTLFDEPGTPSEIADAVDTSVQNVHYHLTNLQEADLVEPIDTIYSEKGNEMTVYGPASDPLVFVGDERRTPAVQQSLTDVVGGLGVLGLASLFVQFGAERLMQRASRAPDVVGPASPDATVTPPRGTVAWVVFEVVEPGVLFFLGCLAVVGAVAVLRAR is encoded by the coding sequence ATGTCGGGACTCATCGACCGGATACAGGAGCGGACGGCGACGTCGAACGAACACGCGCGCGTCCTGGAGATGGCCGACACGGACGCCGACGAGGTGCTGAACGCGCTCTCCTCGGACACCGCGCGGGCCACGTTCAGGACGCTGTTCGACGAACCCGGAACCCCCTCCGAGATCGCCGACGCGGTCGACACGTCGGTCCAGAACGTCCACTACCACCTGACGAACCTGCAGGAGGCGGACCTCGTCGAACCGATAGACACGATCTACTCCGAGAAGGGCAACGAGATGACCGTCTACGGCCCGGCCAGCGACCCGCTGGTCTTCGTCGGCGACGAACGGCGGACGCCAGCGGTCCAGCAGTCCCTGACCGACGTCGTCGGCGGTCTGGGTGTGCTCGGCCTGGCCAGCCTGTTCGTCCAGTTCGGCGCCGAGCGATTGATGCAACGGGCCAGCCGCGCGCCCGACGTCGTCGGCCCCGCGTCGCCGGACGCGACCGTCACGCCGCCGCGGGGCACCGTCGCCTGGGTCGTCTTCGAAGTCGTCGAACCGGGCGTCCTCTTCTTCCTCGGCTGTCTCGCCGTCGTCGGCGCGGTCGCAGTGCTCCGGGCCCGCTGA
- a CDS encoding BGTF surface domain-containing protein produces MVHDGEELVLDAAPGQPIEGHATLEPGSTVEVTVQSESPKSPFLTRSEATVTEDGRFEVTVDLENLGQGIPMSVTVRHDGEVLTREEARIAGCGSDCETATFDRQGDRLTLQAGPGQAITGNTSLEEGAPVTIRLESTNPEQPFLVAKETTVTDEGAFATFLDVSDVEPGSSFRAVVLHDGDQLKETTGRVVACDGKCGPVTTQTPTPTPTLDPDEFGFKSIVEVTDEETAYVPVTLGDADAATLVVGSKDVNYVVNATVRDGNGDDRVGVLFDAAAAGTDGRTLTVANESDELTVTDPEPDLGDSIDPADYDTRLYEGDTATGKPDDVGVLVVRESGPGDGDQPALEKSVLRTSPGDVASLPIHLGSEYAAVVTIGSDADNYGIAARVTDGDGDDRVVLRFRTDNAGTDRPTLDVEGTDDDLTITDPEPSLDGPLPPTEYDIALYPGQKAANDPVSIGTLSVGSGSDGPRTAVLDDSQAGDRGIDLGGVGALAAGAVFAVVGVGLLLGLFRS; encoded by the coding sequence GTGGTACACGACGGCGAGGAACTGGTGCTCGACGCGGCGCCCGGCCAGCCGATAGAAGGCCACGCCACCCTGGAGCCCGGATCGACCGTCGAAGTGACGGTGCAATCGGAGAGTCCAAAGTCGCCGTTTCTGACGCGGTCGGAGGCAACGGTCACCGAGGACGGCCGGTTCGAGGTCACCGTCGACCTGGAGAACCTCGGTCAGGGCATTCCCATGTCCGTCACCGTCCGTCACGACGGCGAGGTACTGACACGGGAAGAGGCGAGGATAGCCGGCTGTGGGAGCGATTGCGAGACGGCGACGTTCGATCGGCAGGGCGACCGGCTGACGCTCCAGGCCGGACCCGGACAGGCGATTACCGGGAACACCTCCCTCGAAGAAGGGGCCCCCGTAACGATTCGCCTGGAGTCGACGAATCCCGAACAGCCGTTTCTGGTCGCGAAAGAGACGACAGTTACGGACGAAGGGGCCTTCGCCACGTTTCTCGACGTGAGCGACGTGGAGCCCGGGTCGTCGTTCAGGGCCGTCGTCCTCCACGACGGCGACCAGTTGAAGGAGACCACCGGCCGGGTAGTCGCCTGTGACGGCAAGTGCGGCCCGGTCACGACACAGACGCCGACGCCCACGCCGACGCTCGACCCGGACGAGTTCGGCTTCAAATCGATCGTCGAAGTCACCGACGAGGAGACCGCGTACGTCCCGGTGACGCTCGGCGACGCCGACGCCGCCACGCTCGTCGTCGGCAGCAAGGACGTCAACTACGTCGTCAACGCCACGGTCCGCGACGGGAACGGCGACGACCGCGTGGGGGTGTTGTTCGACGCGGCCGCGGCGGGGACCGACGGCCGGACGCTCACCGTCGCAAACGAGAGCGACGAACTCACCGTCACCGATCCGGAACCCGACCTCGGCGACAGTATCGACCCGGCGGACTATGACACGCGACTGTACGAGGGCGATACGGCGACCGGAAAGCCGGACGACGTCGGCGTCCTCGTCGTCCGCGAGTCCGGCCCGGGCGACGGTGACCAGCCGGCCCTGGAGAAGTCCGTACTGCGTACCTCACCTGGAGACGTCGCGTCGCTACCGATTCACCTCGGAAGCGAGTACGCGGCGGTCGTGACGATCGGGAGCGACGCGGACAACTACGGGATCGCCGCACGGGTCACCGACGGCGACGGTGACGATCGAGTCGTCCTCAGGTTCCGGACCGACAACGCCGGGACGGACCGGCCGACGCTCGACGTCGAGGGGACGGACGACGATCTGACGATCACCGACCCCGAGCCGTCGCTCGACGGACCGCTCCCGCCGACCGAATACGACATCGCCCTGTATCCCGGACAGAAGGCCGCCAACGATCCGGTCAGCATCGGCACGCTCTCGGTCGGCAGCGGATCCGACGGACCGAGGACCGCAGTGCTCGACGATTCGCAGGCCGGGGACCGGGGCATCGACCTCGGTGGGGTCGGCGCGCTGGCAGCGGGCGCGGTGTTCGCCGTCGTCGGCGTCGGCCTGTTGCTGGGCCTGTTCCGGTCGTGA
- a CDS encoding hydantoinase/oxoprolinase family protein — protein sequence MNDGAALGVDVGGTFTDVALLADGDLTTAKVPTTGDQHVGVLRGVAAACESAGVDPTGVGRFRHATTAAVNALLEGQGATTYLVTTAGFGDVLEIGRQDRPELYDLAARKPDPLVPRERRFEVDERATVDGIERPVDEGEIRDIADEIRKGRGGGGDSGDDVEAVAVAFLHAYAHPANERRAAEILREELDAAVSGSHEVLAEFREYERTATTVADATVTPVVDDYLARLDERATERGLPSPRVMQANGGIADAGTVRQDAVTTVLSGPAAGVVGASAFEPPDADGLVTFDMGGTSCDVSLVRDGDVERTTEGSVGGHPIRIPMVAVETVGAGGGSVAWVDAGGALRVGPRSTGADPGPACYGKGGTAPTVTDAALALGYLGADTTLGEGLELDAEAAESVLADLATDADLDGPVAAARGVVRVASATMARAVRRVTVEQGYDPRNFALAAFGGAGPMFAASLADRLGIGHVVVPRASGVLSAFGLLAADESHDAVRTHRVPLADADPVTVDGLFGDLAESVLSDTADPDRATVCRQADLRYAGQSHELTVDVPDAFDPAAVRDRFHAAHESARGYRLDDEPVELVSLRATARVPGETPALTHDADGDCAGDALTGRREVVFAESRTEAPVYDRRRLPAGTDIDGPVVFEGGESTVVCPPDWTARVDDRGTIHLEASE from the coding sequence ATGAACGACGGTGCGGCGCTGGGCGTCGACGTCGGCGGCACCTTCACCGACGTCGCACTGCTCGCCGACGGGGACCTGACGACGGCGAAAGTGCCGACCACGGGCGACCAGCACGTCGGCGTCCTCCGCGGCGTGGCGGCGGCGTGCGAATCGGCCGGCGTCGACCCCACTGGCGTCGGTCGCTTCCGTCACGCCACGACTGCCGCCGTCAACGCGCTGCTGGAAGGCCAGGGAGCGACGACCTACCTGGTCACGACAGCTGGCTTCGGCGACGTCCTCGAAATCGGTCGCCAGGACCGCCCCGAACTGTACGACCTCGCGGCGCGCAAACCCGACCCCCTCGTCCCTCGCGAGCGCCGTTTCGAGGTCGACGAGCGCGCGACGGTCGACGGGATCGAACGTCCCGTCGACGAGGGTGAGATCCGCGACATCGCCGACGAGATTCGCAAGGGCAGGGGCGGCGGTGGCGACAGCGGCGACGACGTCGAGGCGGTCGCCGTCGCGTTCCTCCACGCCTACGCTCACCCGGCAAACGAGCGTCGCGCTGCCGAAATCCTCCGCGAAGAACTCGACGCCGCCGTCTCGGGGAGCCACGAGGTGCTCGCGGAGTTCCGCGAGTACGAGCGGACCGCGACGACCGTCGCCGACGCGACGGTGACTCCCGTGGTCGACGACTACCTCGCGAGGCTCGACGAGCGGGCGACCGAGCGGGGGCTGCCGAGTCCACGGGTCATGCAGGCCAACGGCGGCATCGCCGACGCCGGGACGGTCCGCCAGGACGCCGTGACGACGGTGCTCTCCGGCCCGGCGGCGGGGGTCGTCGGCGCGTCGGCCTTCGAACCCCCCGACGCCGACGGCCTGGTCACGTTCGACATGGGCGGGACCTCCTGTGACGTCTCGCTGGTTCGCGACGGCGACGTCGAACGGACGACCGAGGGGTCGGTGGGCGGCCACCCCATTCGGATTCCGATGGTCGCCGTCGAGACAGTCGGCGCGGGCGGTGGCTCCGTCGCCTGGGTCGACGCCGGCGGCGCGCTCCGTGTCGGACCGCGGTCGACCGGCGCCGACCCGGGCCCGGCCTGCTACGGGAAAGGGGGCACAGCGCCGACGGTCACCGACGCGGCGCTCGCGCTGGGGTACCTCGGCGCCGACACAACCCTGGGCGAGGGGCTGGAACTCGACGCCGAGGCCGCGGAGTCCGTCCTCGCCGACCTCGCGACGGACGCCGATCTGGACGGCCCCGTCGCGGCCGCCCGCGGCGTCGTCCGCGTCGCCAGCGCCACGATGGCCCGCGCGGTCCGCCGGGTGACGGTCGAGCAGGGCTACGACCCGCGCAACTTCGCCCTCGCGGCCTTCGGCGGCGCGGGACCGATGTTCGCCGCGTCGCTGGCCGACCGCCTGGGCATCGGCCACGTGGTCGTCCCCCGGGCCAGCGGCGTCCTCTCCGCGTTCGGCCTGCTCGCGGCCGACGAGAGCCACGACGCCGTCCGGACCCACCGGGTCCCGCTCGCCGACGCGGATCCGGTCACCGTCGACGGCCTGTTCGGGGATCTCGCCGAATCGGTCCTGTCCGACACCGCCGACCCGGACCGGGCGACCGTCTGCCGGCAGGCCGACCTCCGCTACGCCGGCCAGAGCCACGAACTGACCGTCGACGTGCCCGATGCCTTCGACCCGGCCGCCGTCCGCGACCGGTTCCACGCGGCTCACGAGTCGGCCCGCGGCTACCGCCTCGACGACGAACCCGTCGAACTGGTGAGCCTCCGCGCGACGGCGAGAGTCCCCGGCGAGACGCCGGCGCTCACGCACGACGCCGACGGCGACTGCGCAGGTGACGCCCTGACCGGCCGGCGCGAGGTCGTCTTCGCCGAATCCCGGACCGAGGCGCCGGTTTACGACCGCCGACGACTCCCCGCCGGCACCGACATCGACGGTCCCGTCGTTTTCGAGGGCGGCGAGAGCACCGTCGTCTGCCCGCCCGACTGGACCGCCAGGGTGGACGACCGGGGGACCATCCACCTGGAGGCGAGCGAGTGA
- a CDS encoding hydantoinase B/oxoprolinase family protein: protein MNRNQKLDAVELEILRNQLESVAEEMGQVLIRGAYSPNITERRDCSTAVFDADGRLVAQAEHVPVHLGAMPRAVDAVLEKDPQPGDVFVLNDPFAGGTHLPDVTLVSPISPEDEIVAYAVSRAHHADVGGMAPGSMPAGAREIQQEGVRVPPIRLVRDGEVVDDVLDLFLANVRNPEQRRPDVRAQLAANERGAERIDDLLSTHGDRLRTAFDAVIDYSRERVETEIRDLPDGTYQASDVLEGDGVTEDDVPVEVTVTVDGAALDADFAGTASQVAGNVNAPLAVAESAVYYVVRCVTNPDVPPNAGCYEPISVNAPKGSLLNPEPPAAVVGGNVETSQRVTDVVFDALAEAAPDRVPAAGQGTMNNLIVGGPGFTYYETIGGGAGANPASDGLSGVQVGMTNTENTPVEALEAEYPLRVTTYALRDGSGGAGRYRGGDGLVRELRLEADATVSLLTERRRVAPPGRAGSEDGTTGLNLVDGEAVPAKTTLQLDAGTTVRVETPGGGGYGTSDDGDTSRSTND from the coding sequence ATGAACAGGAATCAAAAACTGGACGCCGTCGAACTCGAGATCCTCCGGAATCAACTCGAGAGCGTCGCTGAGGAGATGGGCCAGGTCCTCATCCGGGGCGCCTACTCGCCCAACATCACCGAGCGGCGGGACTGCTCGACGGCGGTGTTCGACGCCGACGGGCGCCTCGTCGCGCAGGCCGAACACGTCCCGGTTCACCTCGGGGCGATGCCGCGTGCAGTCGACGCCGTCCTCGAGAAGGACCCCCAGCCGGGCGACGTCTTCGTCCTCAACGACCCCTTCGCCGGGGGAACGCACCTCCCGGACGTGACGCTGGTCTCTCCGATCAGTCCCGAGGACGAAATCGTCGCCTACGCCGTCTCGCGGGCCCACCACGCCGACGTCGGGGGGATGGCGCCGGGGAGCATGCCCGCGGGCGCACGAGAGATTCAACAGGAGGGCGTCCGCGTCCCACCGATTCGACTCGTCCGGGACGGCGAGGTAGTCGATGACGTGCTGGACCTCTTCCTGGCGAACGTCCGCAATCCCGAGCAGCGCCGACCGGACGTGCGCGCGCAGCTAGCGGCCAACGAACGCGGGGCCGAGCGAATCGACGACCTCCTCTCGACCCACGGCGACCGCCTCCGCACCGCCTTCGACGCGGTGATCGACTACTCGCGCGAGCGCGTCGAGACCGAAATCAGGGATCTGCCGGACGGCACCTACCAGGCCAGCGACGTGCTGGAGGGCGACGGGGTGACCGAGGACGACGTCCCCGTCGAGGTGACGGTCACCGTCGACGGCGCTGCCCTCGACGCCGACTTCGCGGGGACGGCCTCACAGGTCGCGGGCAACGTCAACGCGCCGCTGGCGGTCGCCGAGAGCGCAGTGTACTACGTCGTCCGCTGCGTCACCAATCCGGACGTGCCGCCGAACGCGGGCTGTTACGAGCCAATCTCCGTCAACGCGCCGAAAGGCTCGCTGTTGAATCCCGAGCCACCTGCGGCAGTCGTCGGCGGCAACGTCGAGACGAGCCAGCGGGTCACCGACGTCGTCTTCGACGCACTCGCCGAGGCGGCGCCCGACCGCGTCCCCGCCGCTGGACAGGGGACGATGAACAACCTGATCGTCGGCGGGCCGGGCTTCACCTACTACGAGACTATCGGCGGCGGCGCGGGTGCGAACCCGGCCAGCGACGGCCTCTCCGGCGTCCAGGTCGGGATGACGAACACGGAGAACACGCCCGTCGAGGCCCTCGAAGCCGAGTACCCGCTCCGGGTGACGACGTACGCCCTCCGCGACGGCAGCGGCGGAGCAGGCCGCTACCGCGGCGGCGACGGACTGGTCCGGGAACTCCGGCTCGAAGCGGACGCCACCGTGTCACTACTCACCGAGCGTCGTCGCGTCGCGCCGCCGGGACGGGCCGGTAGTGAGGACGGCACGACGGGCCTGAACCTCGTCGACGGCGAGGCCGTCCCGGCGAAGACGACGCTGCAACTCGACGCGGGGACGACCGTCCGCGTCGAGACGCCGGGCGGTGGCGGCTACGGGACGTCGGACGACGGGGATACGTCCCGTTCCACGAACGATTAA
- a CDS encoding DUF4129 domain-containing protein: MDERAILVVVVVLGVVGLSASAASIGDSRDTRSVGTGTTASEGVGEGGEEGMGSGPRPSIGNAGDTETPQLELVPKLLAAIAILALVVPLLLSLVLYGFETVVEFVRSVLQTTTGVLASVLYLGVVIYLLTLFDGEGAAKRVSGVLEGGGSGSSFGPALSVPSGNVPLVVVALGGLVVVVAVVLFALRSTSGPSLGSPDTEPVADDPGIDLDSPREGPEGGRTAESGFADVEASNPVYRAWREMAETADGASLRTHTPGEVARRAVDAGMDRDAVRTLTEVFDRARYGPGVDEESERRARSALAAITEGEET, encoded by the coding sequence ATGGACGAGCGAGCGATACTCGTCGTCGTGGTGGTGCTGGGTGTGGTGGGGCTCTCCGCGTCGGCTGCGAGCATCGGCGATTCGCGCGACACTCGTTCGGTAGGGACGGGCACGACCGCCTCCGAGGGCGTCGGCGAGGGAGGTGAGGAGGGGATGGGAAGCGGACCGCGGCCGTCGATCGGTAACGCCGGCGACACCGAGACGCCGCAGCTCGAACTCGTTCCGAAACTACTGGCCGCCATCGCCATTCTCGCCCTCGTCGTTCCGCTCCTGCTATCGCTGGTTCTGTACGGCTTCGAGACCGTCGTCGAGTTCGTCAGGTCAGTGCTACAGACGACGACGGGCGTGCTCGCCTCGGTCCTCTACCTCGGCGTGGTCATCTATCTCCTGACGTTATTCGACGGTGAGGGGGCCGCAAAACGCGTGTCTGGCGTGCTGGAGGGTGGGGGGAGCGGGTCGTCGTTCGGTCCGGCGCTCTCGGTTCCGTCGGGGAACGTCCCACTGGTCGTCGTCGCGCTCGGTGGCCTCGTCGTGGTGGTCGCCGTGGTCCTGTTCGCCCTGCGCTCCACGTCGGGTCCGTCGCTCGGGTCACCCGATACCGAGCCCGTCGCCGACGACCCGGGTATCGACCTGGACTCACCTCGAGAAGGGCCCGAGGGCGGACGAACGGCCGAGTCGGGCTTCGCCGACGTCGAGGCGTCCAACCCGGTGTACCGGGCGTGGCGTGAGATGGCCGAGACGGCCGACGGCGCAAGCCTCCGGACGCACACGCCCGGCGAGGTGGCGCGCCGCGCCGTCGACGCCGGGATGGACCGGGACGCCGTCCGGACCCTGACGGAGGTGTTCGACCGGGCGCGCTACGGGCCCGGCGTCGACGAGGAGTCCGAGCGGCGGGCCCGGTCGGCCCTCGCCGCGATAACGGAGGGCGAGGAGACGTGA
- a CDS encoding DUF7269 family protein, with translation MNWRLLAVAVGLAGAGFGLAIAFVPSLNAGLSVPDNTPTLLAIAAGLVGLRRLRAFLGHDAADYRPPVREPGPRLDAPGDEFDDLLARVSGASVAGNPTALKAKQDLRDVVVEFLVMYHGCSEAEAEGLVDRGEWTDDELAARFLATSAGFGSGFTETIGMTLGRRQPFHRRVRHVTRELYELSGGERE, from the coding sequence GTGAACTGGCGACTGCTGGCGGTCGCCGTCGGCCTGGCCGGCGCCGGCTTCGGGCTGGCCATCGCGTTCGTCCCGTCGCTGAACGCCGGCCTCTCGGTTCCGGACAACACGCCGACGCTGCTGGCCATCGCCGCGGGGCTCGTGGGACTCCGGCGACTCCGGGCGTTCCTGGGCCACGACGCCGCCGACTACCGGCCGCCGGTCCGGGAGCCCGGGCCGCGACTCGACGCGCCGGGTGACGAGTTCGACGACCTGCTCGCCCGCGTCTCGGGGGCCTCGGTCGCCGGGAACCCCACCGCGCTGAAGGCCAAGCAGGACCTGCGCGACGTCGTCGTGGAATTTCTCGTCATGTACCACGGCTGCTCCGAGGCAGAGGCGGAGGGCCTCGTGGACCGGGGGGAGTGGACCGACGACGAACTCGCTGCACGGTTCCTGGCCACCAGCGCCGGCTTCGGATCGGGTTTCACGGAGACCATCGGGATGACGCTCGGCCGCCGTCAGCCCTTCCACCGCCGGGTCCGCCACGTCACGCGCGAACTGTACGAACTGTCGGGGGGTGAGCGTGAATGA